In a single window of the Candidatus Binataceae bacterium genome:
- a CDS encoding 4Fe-4S dicluster domain-containing protein, whose protein sequence is MATIITEECINCGACARECPNVAIYEGGHEWELGGVRHPAPVQDIFYIVADKCTECVGFFEVEQCARVCPVDCCIPDPNNPESEAVLIERARQLHSERNFTPGFPSRFRK, encoded by the coding sequence ATGGCGACCATCATCACCGAAGAATGCATCAATTGCGGTGCCTGCGCGCGCGAGTGCCCCAATGTTGCAATTTATGAAGGTGGTCACGAATGGGAGCTCGGTGGGGTGCGCCACCCTGCGCCAGTGCAGGATATTTTTTATATCGTGGCGGATAAGTGCACGGAGTGCGTGGGTTTTTTCGAAGTCGAGCAGTGCGCTCGGGTCTGCCCGGTTGATTGCTGCATTCCAGACCCGAACAACCCGGAGAGCGAGGCGGTTTTGATCGAACGGGCCCGCCAACTCCACTCGGAGCGCAATTTCACGCCGGGCTTTCCCTCGCGCTTTCGTAAATGA
- a CDS encoding Mrp/NBP35 family ATP-binding protein: protein MTDSRADTILQALRQVPYPGYEHDIVTLGIVEDIAPQERGGFVITLRQATENDTLMRELAATVEARLSRQRGLAPIALRVRRMEAELGEKTGRMRLAGVRHVIAIASGKGGVGKSTVAANLSLALAARGLAVGLLDADIYGPSMGLMFDAMAERPRSAGPERFYPVERHGIKLISMAFFLTERAPVIWRGPMVMSAVRQFLQQTSWGELDYLIVDLPPGTGDAQLTLAQLVALDGAVIVTTPQDLALLDAMRAVRMFHQVHCPILGVIENMSGFVCPQCGESEPIFGSGGGARMAAQEGVPLLGTLPLDLSVGETGDRGTPLVLDQPDHALSRGFAQIARQLIETLP, encoded by the coding sequence GTGACTGATTCAAGAGCTGACACGATCCTCCAAGCGCTTCGCCAAGTACCTTATCCGGGCTACGAGCACGATATCGTCACGCTGGGCATCGTCGAGGACATAGCACCCCAGGAGCGCGGCGGTTTCGTCATCACCCTGCGCCAGGCGACGGAAAACGACACCCTGATGCGGGAGCTAGCCGCAACCGTCGAGGCGCGGCTGAGCCGGCAGCGCGGCTTGGCCCCGATAGCGCTGAGAGTGCGCCGGATGGAAGCGGAGCTAGGCGAAAAAACCGGCCGAATGCGCTTAGCCGGGGTGCGGCACGTGATTGCAATTGCCAGTGGCAAGGGCGGTGTGGGAAAATCTACCGTGGCCGCCAATCTCTCGCTAGCCTTGGCCGCTAGGGGGCTGGCGGTGGGACTGCTGGACGCCGATATCTATGGCCCTTCGATGGGCCTGATGTTCGATGCCATGGCCGAGCGGCCGCGCAGTGCCGGTCCCGAGCGCTTTTACCCGGTGGAGCGCCATGGAATCAAGCTGATTTCGATGGCCTTTTTCCTCACCGAGCGTGCGCCGGTAATTTGGCGCGGGCCGATGGTAATGAGTGCCGTCCGACAGTTTCTTCAGCAAACCTCATGGGGCGAATTGGATTATCTGATCGTGGATTTACCTCCCGGAACCGGCGACGCTCAGTTGACCCTGGCCCAATTGGTGGCGCTCGACGGTGCCGTGATCGTGACCACCCCGCAAGACTTGGCCTTGCTGGATGCGATGCGGGCAGTTCGCATGTTCCATCAAGTTCACTGCCCAATCCTGGGCGTGATCGAGAATATGAGCGGTTTTGTTTGTCCCCAATGCGGCGAAAGTGAGCCGATTTTCGGTAGCGGGGGTGGGGCGCGAATGGCGGCGCAGGAGGGAGTCCCATTGCTTGGAACTCTTCCCTTGGACCTGTCGGTGGGGGAAACGGGCGATCGAGGTACTCCGCTCGTGCTCGATCAGCCAGACCATGCCTTGAGCCGGGGTTTTGCGCAAATTGCTCGACAACTGATAGAGACCCTCCCTTGA
- the coaBC gene encoding bifunctional phosphopantothenoylcysteine decarboxylase/phosphopantothenate--cysteine ligase CoaBC → MALAEKNILLGVSGGIAAYKAAELIRLLVARQARVQVMMTPNAAQFITPLTLQTLSGKPVASQTFDLGQESQIGHIRLADSADLIVIAPATADIIAKAALGIADDLVTTVLLAAHCPVAFAPAMNVHMYAHPAVKENLARLVSRGVTVIEPTVGPLACGYEGQGRLCEPTTIVEEAERLLTPADLAGQRLLISAGPTQESIDPVRFVSNRSSGKMGYALARAAWMRGAEVRLISGPTALPVPGSVTRISTVSAEEMLRATSDNFAWCTVLVMAAAIADFRPATVATQKIKKRAARWRLELEPIADQLPALAARKGTRRIIGFAAETEELLANAQAKLQRKKLDLIVANDVTAEGAGFAVDTNIVTLIDPSGRVEPHPKLSKDEVANLILDRVAKMKAETAQHRADAVRALSR, encoded by the coding sequence ATGGCGTTGGCGGAAAAAAACATCCTCTTGGGCGTAAGCGGGGGCATTGCCGCTTACAAGGCGGCAGAACTCATCCGCTTGCTGGTGGCTCGCCAGGCTCGCGTGCAGGTCATGATGACCCCCAACGCCGCCCAGTTCATCACTCCTCTGACCCTCCAAACCTTGAGCGGCAAGCCGGTTGCCAGCCAGACTTTCGACCTCGGCCAAGAATCGCAAATTGGCCACATCCGCTTGGCCGATTCGGCCGATCTGATTGTGATTGCTCCGGCCACCGCCGATATTATCGCCAAGGCCGCCCTGGGCATCGCAGATGATCTCGTTACCACGGTGCTCTTAGCTGCCCACTGCCCTGTCGCCTTCGCCCCGGCGATGAACGTTCATATGTATGCCCATCCCGCGGTCAAGGAGAATCTGGCTCGCTTGGTATCGCGAGGTGTCACCGTCATTGAGCCTACGGTGGGGCCGCTGGCGTGTGGTTACGAGGGGCAGGGACGCTTATGCGAACCCACCACCATTGTCGAGGAAGCCGAGCGCTTACTCACTCCGGCCGATCTCGCCGGCCAACGCCTTCTGATTAGCGCTGGCCCGACCCAGGAATCGATCGATCCGGTGCGCTTCGTTTCTAATCGCTCCTCGGGCAAGATGGGCTACGCCTTGGCCCGTGCGGCTTGGATGCGCGGGGCTGAAGTGCGGCTGATTTCGGGCCCCACGGCGCTGCCCGTGCCTGGTTCGGTGACGCGCATTTCGACGGTCAGTGCCGAAGAAATGCTGCGTGCGACCAGCGATAACTTCGCTTGGTGCACAGTCCTCGTGATGGCGGCGGCGATAGCCGACTTTCGCCCGGCGACGGTGGCCACGCAAAAAATCAAAAAACGGGCCGCGCGCTGGCGCCTTGAACTGGAGCCAATTGCCGATCAACTGCCGGCGTTGGCAGCGCGCAAGGGCACTCGCCGAATCATCGGTTTTGCCGCCGAGACCGAAGAGCTGCTGGCCAACGCGCAGGCCAAGCTGCAGCGTAAAAAGCTCGATTTGATCGTCGCCAACGACGTCACCGCCGAGGGTGCCGGCTTTGCCGTGGACACCAATATCGTCACTTTGATCGACCCCAGCGGGCGCGTAGAACCCCATCCCAAGCTGAGCAAGGACGAGGTAGCCAACCTGATCCTGGACCGAGTCGCGAAGATGAAGGCGGAAACGGCACAGCACCGCGCCGATGCGGTGCGAGCCCTGTCCCGCTGA
- a CDS encoding inositol-3-phosphate synthase → MAKIRIAIAGVGNCASALLQGIEFYRHANPQVPPVGLMHYNLGGYLPSDIEVACAFDIDERKVGRPLEEACFALPNNTVTIWRDLPRYGVTVAMGEQLDGVAPHMADYPPERTFVPVNQPAVDIERHLRDTGAEVLLCYLPVGSQKAVERYARACLATGVSLVNCIPVFIVSDENWAHEFTRRHIPVVGDDVKSQLGATILHRAIMKIFADRGIKLRHTYQLNTGGNTDFLNMLDRSRLGSKRISKTSAVQSVLPQPLPADDVHIGPSDYVAWQKDNKVCFLRVEGEGFGGVPIELELRMSVQDSPNSGGIVVDVIRCVKLARDRKIGGPLHSISAYSMKHPPRQLADDVARQQVELFVKGEIER, encoded by the coding sequence ATGGCTAAAATTAGGATAGCGATTGCGGGCGTGGGCAACTGTGCCTCTGCCCTCTTGCAAGGGATAGAATTCTATAGACATGCCAACCCGCAGGTCCCGCCTGTCGGCCTGATGCATTACAACTTGGGCGGCTACCTGCCCAGCGACATCGAAGTGGCCTGCGCCTTTGATATCGATGAGCGAAAGGTCGGTCGTCCCTTGGAAGAGGCGTGTTTCGCCCTGCCGAATAACACCGTCACCATCTGGCGCGATCTGCCCCGTTACGGGGTAACCGTGGCAATGGGTGAGCAACTTGATGGGGTTGCGCCCCATATGGCCGACTATCCCCCGGAGCGCACCTTTGTTCCGGTTAACCAGCCGGCTGTCGATATCGAGCGCCATCTGCGCGATACCGGCGCCGAGGTGCTGCTGTGCTACCTGCCTGTCGGCAGTCAAAAGGCGGTGGAACGCTATGCGCGTGCCTGCCTAGCTACCGGCGTTAGCTTGGTCAATTGTATCCCGGTCTTCATCGTCTCCGATGAAAACTGGGCGCACGAATTTACCCGCCGTCATATTCCAGTGGTAGGAGACGACGTCAAATCGCAACTGGGCGCGACTATTCTGCATCGCGCCATCATGAAGATTTTTGCCGACCGCGGCATCAAGCTGCGCCATACCTATCAACTTAACACCGGCGGAAACACTGACTTTCTCAACATGCTCGATCGGTCTCGATTGGGTTCCAAGCGGATCTCCAAGACCTCTGCCGTTCAGAGCGTGCTGCCGCAACCCCTCCCTGCGGACGATGTCCATATCGGTCCTTCGGATTACGTAGCTTGGCAAAAGGACAACAAGGTCTGCTTTCTGCGGGTGGAGGGCGAAGGCTTTGGAGGTGTTCCGATAGAATTGGAGCTGCGCATGTCGGTACAGGATTCGCCCAATTCCGGTGGAATCGTGGTTGACGTGATACGTTGCGTGAAATTGGCGCGAGACCGTAAAATCGGGGGCCCGCTCCATTCCATTTCCGCGTACTCGATGAAGCATCCGCCGCGGCAGCTAGCTGATGACGTGGCGCGCCAGCAAGTTGAACTGTTCGTCAAGGGTGAAATCGAGCGCTGA
- a CDS encoding uracil-DNA glycosylase produces the protein MSDLPHSRQLIIDSIRDYAEQLLEEGLEGLPAPRTAPAKPLTTSIAHVAAATPAAPTTRSGAQDLLTSYYPGLGESVDLTALRSFIGDCRRCKLHSGRTHLVFGVGDPKARLMFVGEAPGADEDAQGEPFVGRAGQLLTDIIERGMRLKRTEVYICNVIKCRPPGNRNPEPDEVAACQPFLWRQIALVKPEVIVGLGTFAVHALLNTKTPIGKLRGHWQRVQDIPFMPTFHPAYLLRNPGDKRLVWADVQEVMRALKLNGAGRLST, from the coding sequence ATGAGCGATTTGCCACACTCTCGCCAGTTGATCATCGATTCGATTCGTGATTACGCCGAGCAGTTGCTCGAGGAAGGGCTGGAGGGATTGCCTGCGCCACGTACTGCGCCTGCCAAGCCATTGACGACCTCGATCGCCCACGTCGCCGCGGCCACTCCCGCTGCCCCAACCACACGGTCGGGCGCACAGGATTTGCTTACCTCTTATTACCCTGGGCTGGGAGAGAGCGTCGATTTGACCGCGCTGCGCTCCTTTATTGGCGATTGCCGCCGATGCAAGCTGCATTCGGGTCGTACCCATCTGGTGTTCGGAGTCGGCGATCCCAAGGCTCGCTTGATGTTCGTGGGCGAGGCGCCGGGCGCCGACGAAGACGCACAGGGCGAGCCATTCGTGGGGCGCGCGGGTCAGCTCCTGACCGATATCATCGAACGAGGAATGCGCCTCAAGCGGACCGAGGTCTACATTTGCAATGTGATCAAATGTCGTCCGCCGGGCAACCGCAATCCCGAACCTGACGAAGTCGCGGCCTGCCAGCCCTTTTTGTGGCGGCAAATCGCTCTGGTAAAACCCGAGGTTATCGTCGGCTTGGGAACCTTTGCGGTGCACGCGCTGCTCAACACCAAAACCCCGATCGGCAAACTTCGCGGGCACTGGCAGCGCGTGCAAGACATACCATTCATGCCGACGTTCCATCCCGCCTACCTGCTGCGCAACCCGGGCGACAAGCGGTTGGTATGGGCGGATGTCCAAGAAGTAATGCGCGCGCTTAAATTGAATGGCGCCGGCCGACTATCCACCTAA
- a CDS encoding nodulation protein NfeD — translation MKALISIAALLVLFFFSPRWAWSASQPQGPVALLQINGTINPASAEFIHQSLEWAARRQARAMIIELDTPGGLLISMHSIVKDILSAPLPVIVYVAPPGAAAASAGMFITLAANLAAMAPGTSIGAAHPVQPNGNAPGGVEGRKLENFTAAMARSIALRRGRNQTWVEQAVRGSVAASAEEALALHVIDIIARDLPDLMFKASGRRVEVDGSTQVLLLTGVPIIRRTMTFPESLLDKLADPDLVYLLLMAGLVGLYLEFAHPGLFAPGIVGAVCLFMALAGLSILPINLIGALLLILGLALLGAEAFVPTYGVMGAGGLIAFLLGAMFLIDPARSDLLIGRGVIAAGAAVLLIVVLLLSWSLSQRRRPPRTGPEAMVGEVGEVCQAIVAGHPGWVTLRGELWRALSDCDLAAGAQVQVIAIDGLELTVKPAAANVLRPPGR, via the coding sequence GTGAAAGCGCTTATTTCGATCGCCGCTTTGTTGGTGCTCTTTTTCTTCAGCCCACGGTGGGCTTGGAGCGCGAGCCAACCCCAGGGACCAGTGGCGCTGCTCCAAATCAATGGCACTATCAACCCGGCCAGCGCCGAGTTTATCCATCAAAGTCTCGAGTGGGCGGCCCGTCGACAGGCGCGCGCCATGATCATCGAACTGGACACCCCGGGTGGTTTGCTGATTTCGATGCACTCGATCGTCAAGGATATTTTGAGTGCGCCTTTGCCTGTGATCGTCTATGTCGCGCCGCCGGGTGCCGCCGCCGCTTCCGCCGGCATGTTCATTACCTTGGCGGCCAATCTCGCCGCGATGGCGCCGGGAACTTCGATCGGCGCGGCCCATCCGGTGCAGCCCAATGGTAACGCGCCGGGTGGAGTGGAGGGGCGCAAATTGGAGAACTTCACCGCCGCAATGGCGCGCAGCATCGCGCTGCGCCGAGGCCGCAACCAAACCTGGGTCGAGCAGGCGGTACGCGGCAGTGTGGCGGCCAGCGCTGAGGAAGCGCTGGCCTTGCACGTGATCGATATAATCGCCCGCGACCTTCCTGACCTTATGTTCAAGGCCAGTGGTCGGCGGGTCGAGGTTGACGGCTCAACTCAGGTGCTGTTACTGACTGGGGTTCCAATAATCCGCCGCACGATGACTTTTCCCGAGAGCTTGCTAGATAAGCTGGCCGATCCTGACTTGGTTTATCTTCTGCTGATGGCGGGATTGGTGGGCTTGTATCTAGAATTTGCCCATCCGGGTCTTTTTGCCCCCGGAATCGTCGGTGCCGTCTGCTTGTTTATGGCTTTGGCCGGTTTGTCGATTCTTCCCATCAACCTGATCGGCGCTCTGCTGTTGATCCTAGGCTTGGCGCTTCTGGGCGCGGAGGCCTTTGTTCCCACTTACGGCGTGATGGGTGCGGGTGGGTTAATCGCTTTTTTGCTTGGCGCCATGTTTCTCATCGATCCGGCGCGCAGCGATCTGCTGATCGGCCGTGGGGTAATCGCCGCCGGCGCGGCTGTGCTCCTGATAGTCGTGCTGCTGTTGAGTTGGAGCTTGAGCCAACGACGTCGCCCTCCGCGCACCGGACCCGAGGCGATGGTCGGTGAGGTGGGTGAGGTCTGCCAGGCGATCGTGGCGGGTCACCCTGGCTGGGTCACGCTTCGGGGGGAGCTCTGGCGGGCGCTCAGCGATTGTGACCTGGCCGCAGGCGCCCAGGTTCAGGTCATCGCGATTGACGGCCTGGAATTGACAGTCAAGCCGGCTGCGGCCAATGTTCTGCGCCCTCCGGGCAGGTGA